A single Nostoc sp. PCC 7107 DNA region contains:
- a CDS encoding SDR family oxidoreductase, producing MTLLIVGATGTLGRQVARRAIDEGYKVRCLVRSSKKAAFLKEWGAELVLGDLCYPETLPGALEGVTTIIDAATSRATDSLTIKQVDWEGQIALIQAAKTAGVERFIFFSIIDADKYPEVPLMEIKRCTELFLAESGLNYTILRLAGFMQGLIGQYGIPILEGQPVWVTGESSPIAYMDTQDIAKFAVRALNVPETQKQAFPIVGTRGWSAEEIISLCERLSGKDAKVTRMPLNLLRAVRGFVRFFQWGWNVADRLAFTEVLASGKPLNAPMDEVYKVFGLDQKETATLESYLQEYFSRIMKKLKELNYEKTKTKKEKNKRSPFKKLNSQ from the coding sequence ATGACATTACTAATAGTCGGTGCCACTGGCACCTTGGGCAGACAAGTGGCTCGTCGGGCGATCGATGAGGGGTATAAAGTACGTTGTCTGGTTCGGAGTAGTAAAAAAGCGGCATTTCTCAAAGAGTGGGGTGCAGAACTTGTCCTCGGAGATTTGTGTTATCCCGAAACTCTTCCAGGTGCGTTAGAAGGAGTGACGACAATTATTGATGCAGCAACATCGCGGGCTACTGATTCTTTAACTATCAAACAGGTAGACTGGGAAGGCCAAATAGCATTAATCCAGGCGGCAAAAACTGCGGGTGTAGAGCGTTTTATCTTCTTTTCGATAATTGATGCCGATAAATACCCAGAAGTACCGCTGATGGAAATTAAGCGATGTACAGAACTATTTTTAGCTGAGTCTGGATTAAATTACACAATTTTACGTTTAGCTGGCTTCATGCAAGGGTTAATCGGTCAATATGGCATCCCGATTTTAGAAGGACAACCAGTTTGGGTAACTGGTGAATCATCCCCCATAGCCTATATGGATACTCAAGATATTGCTAAATTTGCTGTGCGGGCGTTGAATGTTCCAGAAACACAAAAACAAGCTTTCCCGATAGTGGGAACTCGTGGTTGGAGTGCAGAAGAAATTATTAGCTTGTGTGAGCGCTTGTCTGGGAAAGATGCCAAAGTTACACGGATGCCATTAAACTTATTGCGTGCTGTGCGTGGTTTTGTCCGCTTCTTTCAGTGGGGATGGAATGTGGCAGATAGGCTGGCGTTTACAGAAGTTTTGGCTAGTGGTAAGCCATTAAATGCCCCAATGGATGAAGTATACAAAGTTTTTGGCTTAGACCAAAAAGAAACAGCTACCCTTGAAAGTTATTTACAAGAGTATTTCAGTAGAATTATGAAAAAGCTCAAAGAGCTAAATTACGAAAAAACCAAGACTAAAAAGGAAAAAAACAAACGTTCTCCGTTTAAGAAGCTTAATAGTCAATAG
- a CDS encoding PetM family cytochrome b6-f complex subunit 7 has product MGGEIFNAAFLAFGLIFVGWALGALLLKIQGAEE; this is encoded by the coding sequence ATGGGTGGTGAAATTTTCAACGCAGCTTTTTTGGCTTTCGGTTTAATCTTCGTTGGTTGGGCTTTAGGCGCTTTATTGCTAAAAATTCAGGGTGCTGAAGAATAA
- the pdxA gene encoding 4-hydroxythreonine-4-phosphate dehydrogenase PdxA: protein MYHSEQNLIVKPHKESRPRLALTLGDPAGIGTEVILKALAEPEVSQNCDVTVVGNWNWLVQTYDELNLSGNLVALANPNSLKVVDVQSNQNLDEIVTGVGNAVSGAASFAYMEYAIAQTLAGEFDGIVTAPIAKSAWKAAGYNYPGQTELLAEKSNVERYGMLFVARSPYTGWILRTLLATTHIPLRQVADALTPQLLTKKLDLLVECLQQDFGISKPRIAIAGLNPHSGEQGQLGTEELDWLIPWINQEQQKRPRLHLEGPIPPDTMWVKPGQAWYGNSATHNPADAYLALYHDQGLIPVKLMAFDRAVNTSIGFPFVRTSPDHGTAFDIAGKGIADSTSMKAALQLAAELATARKQDDL from the coding sequence ATGTATCACAGTGAGCAAAACTTAATAGTAAAACCACACAAAGAAAGTCGTCCGCGGTTAGCACTGACGTTGGGAGATCCCGCAGGAATTGGCACAGAAGTAATTTTAAAAGCTTTGGCAGAACCAGAAGTTAGCCAAAACTGTGATGTCACAGTTGTCGGAAATTGGAATTGGCTGGTGCAGACTTACGACGAGTTAAATTTGTCGGGTAATTTAGTCGCATTGGCAAATCCCAATAGCTTAAAGGTTGTGGATGTGCAATCAAATCAAAATCTTGATGAGATTGTCACAGGTGTTGGTAATGCGGTGAGTGGTGCGGCGAGTTTTGCTTATATGGAATATGCGATCGCCCAAACATTAGCAGGTGAATTTGATGGTATAGTCACAGCACCCATCGCTAAATCTGCCTGGAAAGCCGCAGGATATAACTATCCAGGACAAACAGAACTTTTGGCAGAAAAATCAAATGTAGAGCGATATGGAATGTTATTCGTAGCGCGATCTCCTTACACTGGTTGGATACTCCGCACTCTGTTAGCAACGACACATATTCCTCTGCGCCAAGTCGCAGACGCGCTGACACCCCAGTTATTAACCAAAAAACTAGATTTGTTGGTAGAGTGTTTGCAGCAAGATTTTGGCATCAGCAAACCAAGAATTGCGATCGCCGGGTTAAATCCCCACAGTGGCGAACAAGGACAACTAGGAACAGAAGAACTCGATTGGCTAATTCCCTGGATTAACCAAGAACAGCAAAAACGCCCTCGTTTGCACTTAGAAGGGCCAATTCCTCCCGATACAATGTGGGTGAAACCAGGTCAAGCTTGGTATGGCAACTCTGCTACACATAATCCAGCCGATGCTTACTTGGCACTCTACCACGACCAAGGCTTGATACCTGTGAAACTCATGGCCTTTGACAGAGCAGTGAATACTTCAATTGGTTTCCCATTTGTGCGGACTTCACCAGACCACGGTACAGCATTTGATATTGCAGGTAAAGGCATTGCAGACTCCACCAGTATGAAAGCCGCACTACAATTAGCCGCTGAGTTAGCTACTGCTAGAAAACAAGATGATTTATAA
- the plsY gene encoding glycerol-3-phosphate 1-O-acyltransferase PlsY, which produces MAIWLSLCGAILVVAYLLGSFPTGYIAVKQLKGIDIREVGSGSTGATNVLRTLGKVPGAFVLGIDCLKGVLAIALVYALFNYAATSEFIPANLDLKLWQPWIVILVGLANILGHSKSIFLGFTGGKSVSTSLGILLAMNWQVGLATLGIFAVVVTISRIVSLSSITGAIAVSIFMAIFHQPLPYILFGILGGFYVIIRHRSNIERLLAGTEPKIGQQVVTEAEKTEQTV; this is translated from the coding sequence ATGGCTATTTGGTTAAGTTTGTGTGGAGCTATTTTGGTAGTAGCTTACTTGCTGGGTTCTTTTCCCACTGGCTATATTGCTGTTAAACAGTTAAAAGGTATTGATATTCGAGAAGTGGGTTCAGGCTCAACTGGTGCTACTAATGTACTAAGAACCTTGGGTAAAGTTCCGGGAGCTTTCGTTTTAGGGATTGATTGCTTGAAAGGAGTATTAGCGATCGCCCTAGTTTATGCTTTATTTAACTATGCTGCAACTTCAGAATTTATCCCTGCAAATTTAGATTTGAAATTATGGCAACCCTGGATAGTAATTTTAGTTGGGTTGGCTAACATTTTAGGACACAGTAAATCAATTTTTCTCGGCTTTACAGGTGGTAAATCTGTGTCTACCAGTTTAGGAATATTATTGGCGATGAATTGGCAAGTTGGTTTAGCGACTTTGGGAATATTCGCTGTTGTTGTGACTATTTCGAGAATTGTATCATTGAGTTCGATTACTGGTGCGATCGCTGTTTCGATTTTCATGGCTATTTTCCATCAACCATTACCCTATATTTTGTTTGGTATTCTTGGCGGTTTTTATGTAATCATCCGCCACCGCAGTAATATAGAGCGCCTTTTAGCTGGAACTGAACCAAAAATTGGACAGCAAGTAGTTACAGAAGCAGAGAAAACAGAACAGACTGTTTAA
- a CDS encoding CocE/NonD family hydrolase, with translation MYKVLPKQTASMYTRDGVRLDADIYRPDAAENFPVLLMRQPYGRAIASTVVYAHPIWYAAHGYIVVIQDVRGRGTSAGEFKLFAHEIADGEDSIYWAAHLPGSNGKVGMYGFSYQGMTQLYAAAAKPSALKTICPAMIGYDLYTDWAYEGGAFCLHTNLAWAIQLATETARLRNDQLAYQALLTAARNLPVNSPEILQQLAPESFYHEWAAHPQPDTYWEELSPKNHLQAVDLPMFHIGGWFDTYLRGTLNLYKNIAAQSIKAQHLLVGPWAHLPWGRRIGEVDFGKKAASPVDRMQIRWFDQFLKDIDTGLLQESFICLFEMGSNIWRTFPSLSTANQKSYFLSTTGLASIREDSGILSNASLLKSGNPPTRLAPQNSAPSTQDVLVHDPWRPAPSLGGHAGLPAGVFERSHIDCRSDVLTYTTQPLTEDLHLLGDVVVEIDCSADQPSYDLSAVLSQVQPDGKVYNLTQGYIHCPQNTVVPIKIQLQTTCVRIPKDNALRLSLSAACFPAYAMNSGNGAVMNSDDLRNAQVITLTVNCGGDRNSQILLPII, from the coding sequence ATGTACAAAGTCCTGCCTAAACAAACTGCATCTATGTACACCCGCGATGGTGTGAGGCTAGATGCAGATATCTATCGCCCTGATGCAGCAGAGAATTTTCCGGTATTATTAATGCGACAACCTTATGGGAGAGCGATCGCCTCTACTGTTGTTTATGCTCATCCTATTTGGTATGCTGCCCACGGTTATATTGTTGTGATTCAAGATGTCCGTGGACGCGGTACTTCCGCAGGTGAGTTTAAGTTATTTGCTCATGAAATTGCTGATGGTGAAGATAGCATTTATTGGGCAGCACATTTACCTGGAAGTAATGGCAAAGTTGGGATGTATGGTTTTTCCTATCAGGGAATGACGCAACTCTACGCTGCTGCTGCTAAACCCAGCGCTTTAAAAACGATTTGTCCGGCGATGATTGGTTATGATTTGTATACAGATTGGGCTTATGAAGGCGGCGCATTCTGTTTGCACACTAATCTTGCTTGGGCGATTCAATTAGCTACAGAAACGGCGCGTCTACGCAATGATCAACTAGCCTATCAAGCATTGTTAACTGCTGCACGTAATTTGCCTGTAAATAGTCCCGAAATTCTCCAACAACTTGCCCCTGAGTCTTTTTATCATGAATGGGCGGCACATCCCCAACCAGATACTTATTGGGAAGAACTTTCCCCCAAGAATCACTTGCAAGCTGTAGATTTGCCAATGTTTCATATTGGGGGATGGTTTGATACTTACCTGCGTGGTACATTAAATTTATACAAAAATATCGCAGCACAGAGCATCAAAGCCCAACATTTATTAGTTGGTCCTTGGGCGCATTTACCTTGGGGTCGCAGAATTGGCGAAGTAGACTTTGGTAAGAAAGCGGCTAGTCCGGTAGATAGAATGCAAATTCGCTGGTTTGACCAGTTTTTGAAAGATATAGATACAGGCTTATTGCAGGAGTCTTTTATTTGTCTGTTTGAAATGGGAAGTAATATTTGGCGCACTTTCCCTAGCTTAAGTACAGCAAATCAGAAATCTTATTTTTTGTCAACCACCGGACTCGCCAGCATCCGCGAAGACTCAGGAATACTCAGCAACGCCAGTCTGCTCAAGTCGGGAAACCCGCCCACGCGGCTGGCTCCTCAAAACTCAGCACCCAGCACTCAGGACGTTTTAGTCCACGACCCTTGGCGACCAGCGCCATCTTTAGGCGGTCATGCAGGATTACCAGCTGGTGTGTTTGAGCGATCGCATATTGATTGCCGTTCAGATGTTTTAACTTATACTACTCAACCCCTTACAGAAGACTTGCATTTATTAGGAGATGTAGTAGTAGAAATTGATTGCAGTGCCGATCAACCCAGTTATGATTTATCTGCGGTGCTATCACAAGTGCAGCCTGATGGCAAAGTATATAATTTGACCCAAGGTTATATACATTGTCCACAAAACACTGTTGTCCCGATTAAGATTCAACTGCAAACAACTTGTGTACGCATTCCCAAAGATAACGCCTTACGTTTAAGTTTAAGCGCGGCGTGTTTTCCCGCCTACGCGATGAATTCTGGTAATGGCGCAGTGATGAATAGTGATGATTTACGCAATGCTCAGGTTATCACACTGACAGTAAATTGTGGAGGCGATCGCAATTCTCAAATTTTACTCCCAATAATTTAA
- a CDS encoding YcxB family protein, with amino-acid sequence MHIKTKTFQITPKELRNLLTVDYYRRMKITFMLLGFLLLVNIIFSVLQNRFDWWLIYFVGLMAYFVSMPLLFQVQKRSSTLNFQNRYCEIDENFFAVFYEDGSIVKLNYSHFVQVTKKADYYFLYMTKVQFHYLPVAAFESEKDIHRFDLFLQSKQLIKLW; translated from the coding sequence ATGCACATCAAAACTAAAACTTTTCAAATTACACCAAAAGAATTACGCAATTTATTAACTGTTGACTATTACAGACGCATGAAGATTACCTTTATGCTTCTAGGATTTTTATTACTCGTAAATATTATTTTTTCAGTTCTGCAAAATCGCTTTGATTGGTGGTTAATATATTTTGTCGGTTTAATGGCATATTTTGTATCTATGCCTTTGTTATTTCAAGTGCAGAAACGCAGTTCTACATTAAATTTTCAAAATAGATACTGTGAAATTGATGAAAACTTTTTTGCCGTCTTTTACGAAGATGGCAGTATTGTTAAACTTAATTACTCTCACTTTGTTCAAGTTACAAAAAAAGCAGACTATTATTTTTTGTACATGACTAAAGTACAATTTCATTATTTACCAGTTGCTGCTTTTGAAAGTGAAAAAGATATTCACAGATTTGATTTGTTTTTGCAAAGCAAGCAATTAATTAAATTATGGTAG
- a CDS encoding PAS domain S-box protein produces MYDQSIKIVLIDDQPEDLNFLTQLLECQNYQVQKFTAGKLAIDAVRETLPDLILLDVLMPEMDGYTVCQHFKAHKQTQNIPIIFLSPIETLQDKEKFFQLQAIDYITKPLCAPEILIRVQNCIHLQHQRKLALTQKEGESTEQTLKLPNIKLHNHNLVLTELAKNQILYQGDIKAAFGEITEAATKNLEIERASIWLYNQASTSIYCLDLFEQSRHQHSEGYTLAIVDYPIYFQALQQEEVIAVENVYTDHRTKEFSQSYSDLNIISILDTPIRLAGKTVGVLCLEVLEVLREWTLEDQNFARSLTNLASLVLEARERQRAETARRASEAKLASAFKASPDPIILCILPEIRYIEVNDSFCRLFGYARHQVIGRTDQELQIWANCQESIFLTQILQQTKSLRNYEVDFCIASGEIKTMLFSAEIIEIDGQKYVLGTAKDITERKQAENESRLLLLTSQAITRAVDVNSALKVVLRLICHSINWDFGEAWLPSDDDTVLEHNLVWHGEDVSLKQFSLVSQNIKFVLGEGLPGRIWETKQPEWIEDVSAAEQPVFLRSPQAAKVGLKAAFGVPILADGEVLAVLVFFKRSAALIDKRLLMLVGAVATQLGSLIQRKMIEAAHRQSEERLQLALEASDLGLWDWNLSTGEIYSDLQWAKMMGYEENCVTNVSQVFEQFIHPEDLAIVTTALKAHFQGVSAVYEVECRMRCANGEWKWIQSRGKIVECDDWGQPLRMTGTHKDITERKTLERELALREAQLNAFFSSAPVGMNILDKQLQYVQINQVLADINGLSQAEHIGRKIYEVIPQIAPLVAPFYEHVLLTGERILNLEICTPKPKQPETLGYFLVSYFPIPGEDNYISGVGTVVVDISDRKHAELALQASRLRYQTLSEASPVGIYHTDELGNCIYLNQRWCDITGLNQSEAMGAGWAKALHPDDRDRVFTTWYAAIAAKSLYKCEHRFMRPDGTSVWVICQAIPEIDENGEITGHIGTITDITESKLAEAALRESAEREKAIAQVIQRMRQTLDLNTIFAATTEELRQILNCDRVVVYRFNADWSGEFVSESMNEGWISLMLEQRSDPIVTNNALEDGRCLERILESAAYPIQDTYLQATQGGVYKQEASFRCVADIYQAEFDSCYIDLLERFQAKAYIIVPIFCGSQLWGLLASYQNSSPRQWKTGEINIVVQIGNHLGVALQQAELLVQTQRQSQALQTAVITADAANKAKSEFLANMSHELRTPLNAILGFTQIMSYDHELSKGHQQNLAIINRAGEHLLNLINDILEMSKIEAGKTTLNISNFDLIALLNNLEEMLRVRAESKGLQLRFEYAPQLPQYVQTDDNKLRQILLNLLGNAIKFTSTGCVTLRVKLADQIIQRHTDTAIIPHSLIFEVQDTGVGISPQEIGLLFKAFGQTEIGRKSQQGTGLGLAISRKYVQLMGGDITVRSQEGIGSIFTFQIDIGFASISQEPVRQIQRRVLGLAPEQTEYRILVVDDVLENRLVLVKLLQMKGFTVREAANGEEAITLWQVWQPHLIFMDMRMPVIDGYAATKLIKARNEAAVFPNAHPIIIALTAHAFEEQRQAIISAGCDDLINKPFREEQIFAKIRQYLDVKYIYQEENQQIIDATQPNFQIHIIQEDLLSWLAQMPDKWLANLHNAAAQCSDDLVLELMTDIPIKNIIFQQYLTDLAQNFQFEKIMNLTKKYDVH; encoded by the coding sequence ATGTATGATCAATCGATAAAAATTGTATTAATTGATGATCAACCTGAAGATTTAAATTTTTTAACTCAACTTCTTGAATGTCAAAATTATCAGGTACAAAAATTCACGGCGGGTAAACTAGCAATAGATGCAGTGCGAGAAACATTACCTGATTTAATTTTACTTGATGTTCTCATGCCAGAAATGGATGGTTATACAGTATGTCAACATTTCAAAGCTCATAAACAAACTCAAAATATTCCCATAATTTTTCTCAGTCCCATAGAAACTTTGCAGGATAAAGAGAAATTCTTTCAATTACAAGCTATTGACTATATTACTAAACCACTTTGTGCGCCAGAGATTTTAATCCGAGTGCAAAATTGCATTCATCTTCAACATCAGCGAAAGTTGGCATTAACACAAAAAGAAGGTGAATCTACAGAACAAACTCTCAAGCTACCGAATATTAAGCTTCATAATCATAATTTAGTATTAACAGAATTAGCAAAAAATCAGATATTGTATCAAGGCGATATCAAGGCAGCGTTTGGAGAAATTACAGAAGCAGCTACCAAAAATCTGGAAATTGAACGAGCTAGTATCTGGTTATATAATCAAGCTTCAACTTCCATCTATTGCCTGGACTTATTTGAGCAAAGTCGTCATCAACATAGTGAAGGATACACTTTAGCTATAGTAGATTATCCGATTTATTTTCAAGCTTTGCAGCAAGAAGAAGTAATTGCTGTGGAGAATGTTTACACTGATCATCGAACTAAAGAATTTTCTCAATCTTACTCAGATCTGAACATTATTTCTATCCTCGATACACCAATTAGATTAGCCGGCAAGACCGTGGGAGTTTTGTGTTTGGAGGTGCTAGAAGTATTGCGTGAGTGGACACTAGAAGACCAAAATTTTGCTCGTTCTCTGACAAATTTAGCTTCTTTGGTACTGGAAGCACGGGAACGTCAACGAGCCGAAACTGCACGTCGAGCGTCTGAAGCCAAGTTGGCATCAGCCTTTAAAGCTTCTCCTGACCCAATTATCTTATGTATATTGCCAGAGATTCGCTACATCGAAGTTAATGATAGTTTTTGTCGGCTATTTGGTTATGCTCGACACCAAGTGATTGGTCGCACTGACCAAGAATTACAGATTTGGGCTAATTGTCAAGAAAGTATTTTTCTCACTCAAATTCTGCAACAAACAAAATCTCTCCGCAACTATGAAGTTGATTTTTGTATCGCCAGTGGCGAGATCAAAACAATGCTGTTCAGTGCAGAAATAATCGAAATTGATGGGCAAAAATATGTTTTAGGTACAGCTAAAGATATTACTGAACGTAAACAGGCAGAAAATGAAAGCAGGTTACTGCTGTTAACATCTCAAGCTATTACTCGTGCAGTTGATGTGAATAGTGCGTTAAAAGTAGTACTGCGCTTAATTTGTCATTCCATCAACTGGGATTTTGGTGAAGCATGGCTACCTAGTGATGATGACACAGTTTTAGAACATAACTTAGTTTGGCATGGAGAGGATGTTAGCTTAAAGCAATTCTCACTAGTTAGTCAAAATATCAAATTTGTTTTGGGTGAGGGACTACCAGGACGGATTTGGGAAACTAAACAACCAGAATGGATTGAAGATGTTTCGGCCGCTGAACAACCAGTGTTTTTGCGATCGCCCCAAGCGGCTAAAGTAGGATTAAAAGCTGCTTTTGGTGTACCAATTTTAGCTGATGGTGAGGTGTTAGCAGTTTTAGTATTTTTTAAACGCAGTGCAGCATTAATAGATAAGCGTTTGCTGATGTTAGTCGGGGCTGTTGCTACCCAATTAGGCAGTTTGATTCAGCGTAAAATGATTGAAGCTGCCCATAGACAAAGTGAAGAACGTTTACAACTTGCCCTAGAAGCCAGCGATTTGGGCTTGTGGGATTGGAATCTCAGCACTGGTGAGATATATAGTGACTTACAGTGGGCAAAAATGATGGGTTATGAAGAAAACTGTGTTACAAATGTTTCGCAAGTTTTCGAGCAATTTATCCATCCAGAAGACTTAGCAATAGTCACTACCGCTTTAAAAGCTCATTTTCAAGGTGTGAGTGCTGTTTATGAAGTTGAGTGTCGGATGCGCTGTGCTAATGGTGAATGGAAGTGGATTCAGTCTCGCGGAAAAATTGTCGAATGTGATGATTGGGGTCAGCCTTTGCGAATGACCGGGACTCATAAAGATATTACAGAACGCAAAACTTTAGAACGAGAATTGGCGCTGCGAGAAGCACAGCTTAATGCCTTTTTTAGCAGTGCGCCTGTAGGGATGAATATATTAGATAAGCAATTACAGTATGTGCAGATTAATCAAGTTTTAGCGGATATTAATGGCTTGTCTCAAGCAGAACATATTGGCAGGAAAATATATGAAGTTATCCCCCAAATTGCCCCTTTAGTAGCGCCATTTTACGAACATGTTTTATTAACTGGAGAAAGAATTCTCAATTTAGAAATTTGTACACCCAAGCCCAAGCAACCAGAAACACTAGGTTATTTTTTGGTTTCTTATTTTCCTATTCCTGGCGAAGATAACTATATTTCTGGCGTAGGTACAGTTGTAGTAGACATTAGTGATCGCAAACATGCAGAATTAGCTTTGCAAGCAAGTCGGCTGCGCTATCAAACATTATCCGAGGCTTCACCTGTAGGCATATACCATACTGATGAGTTAGGTAATTGCATTTATCTCAATCAGCGCTGGTGTGACATTACTGGCTTAAATCAATCAGAAGCTATGGGTGCAGGCTGGGCGAAAGCTTTGCATCCAGATGACCGCGATCGCGTTTTTACTACGTGGTATGCAGCAATAGCAGCTAAATCTCTATATAAATGTGAGCATCGTTTTATGCGTCCTGATGGTACAAGTGTTTGGGTGATTTGCCAAGCAATACCAGAAATTGACGAAAATGGAGAAATTACTGGACACATAGGGACAATTACAGATATTACTGAGAGTAAACTAGCAGAAGCAGCCTTACGGGAAAGTGCCGAACGAGAAAAAGCCATCGCCCAAGTAATTCAAAGAATGCGTCAGACTTTAGATTTAAACACAATCTTTGCCGCCACCACTGAAGAATTAAGACAAATACTTAATTGCGATCGGGTGGTTGTCTATCGTTTCAATGCCGATTGGAGTGGTGAATTTGTCTCAGAATCAATGAATGAAGGTTGGATTTCTCTGATGTTAGAACAGAGAAGTGATCCCATCGTGACCAACAATGCGTTAGAAGATGGTCGATGTCTAGAAAGAATTTTAGAAAGTGCAGCTTATCCAATTCAAGATACTTATTTGCAAGCAACCCAAGGTGGTGTTTATAAGCAAGAGGCTAGTTTTCGTTGTGTTGCAGATATTTATCAAGCCGAGTTTGATTCTTGTTATATAGACTTATTAGAACGCTTCCAAGCAAAAGCTTATATTATTGTGCCAATTTTTTGCGGTAGCCAATTGTGGGGATTACTAGCCAGTTATCAAAACTCCAGCCCTCGGCAATGGAAAACAGGAGAAATTAACATTGTCGTTCAAATTGGCAATCATTTAGGAGTTGCTTTACAACAAGCCGAACTGTTAGTACAAACGCAAAGACAATCACAAGCATTACAAACAGCGGTGATTACTGCCGATGCTGCTAACAAAGCCAAAAGCGAATTTCTTGCCAATATGAGCCACGAATTACGCACACCACTTAACGCAATTCTTGGCTTTACGCAAATTATGAGCTATGACCATGAACTGTCAAAAGGACATCAACAGAACCTAGCAATTATCAATCGTGCAGGTGAACATCTACTCAACTTAATCAACGACATCTTAGAAATGTCTAAAATCGAAGCAGGCAAGACCACGTTAAATATCAGTAATTTTGACTTAATTGCTTTATTAAACAACCTCGAAGAAATGTTGCGTGTGCGTGCCGAGTCCAAAGGCTTACAACTGAGATTTGAATATGCACCACAGCTACCGCAATATGTGCAAACAGACGACAACAAACTACGGCAAATTTTACTCAACCTTTTGGGAAATGCAATTAAATTTACATCTACAGGCTGTGTGACTCTGCGTGTCAAATTAGCAGACCAAATAATTCAAAGACACACAGATACAGCAATTATTCCCCATTCTCTGATTTTTGAGGTACAAGACACAGGTGTCGGTATTTCTCCACAAGAAATTGGCTTGTTGTTTAAAGCCTTTGGCCAAACGGAAATCGGTCGCAAATCTCAACAAGGAACTGGGCTAGGTTTAGCGATTAGTCGGAAATATGTGCAATTGATGGGGGGTGATATAACTGTCCGCAGTCAAGAAGGTATTGGCAGTATTTTCACTTTTCAGATTGATATTGGTTTCGCCTCAATTAGTCAAGAGCCAGTTAGGCAAATTCAACGCCGAGTTCTGGGTTTAGCACCAGAACAAACAGAGTACCGAATTTTGGTTGTCGATGATGTTTTAGAAAATCGTTTGGTATTGGTTAAATTGCTGCAAATGAAGGGTTTTACAGTGCGTGAAGCAGCAAATGGTGAGGAAGCCATAACCCTGTGGCAAGTATGGCAACCACATTTAATTTTTATGGATATGCGTATGCCTGTTATTGATGGCTATGCCGCTACAAAGTTGATTAAAGCGAGAAATGAAGCGGCAGTTTTTCCTAATGCTCATCCTATTATTATTGCTTTAACTGCTCACGCTTTTGAAGAACAAAGACAAGCCATCATCTCAGCAGGCTGCGATGATTTAATTAACAAGCCTTTCCGAGAGGAGCAAATATTCGCAAAAATTCGTCAATATTTAGATGTCAAATATATTTATCAGGAAGAAAATCAACAAATTATTGATGCAACGCAGCCAAATTTTCAGATTCATATTATCCAAGAAGATTTATTATCTTGGTTGGCGCAAATGCCAGATAAATGGCTGGCAAATTTACACAATGCCGCTGCTCAATGCAGTGATGATCTAGTTTTAGAGTTAATGACAGATATTCCCATCAAAAATATAATTTTTCAACAATATTTAACCGATTTAGCTCAAAATTTTCAGTTTGAAAAAATTATGAATTTAACCAAAAAGTATGATGTACATTGA